The following coding sequences are from one Microcoleus sp. AS-A8 window:
- a CDS encoding AAA family ATPase: MSFNDEFELLLRARYPLIYIPTPEEERVEASIAQAGKRLGDRAVYIWDFVDGYQGNPNDVGFGRRNPLQALEFVEKVAQSAAAIFILRDFHRFLDDISVSRKLRNLSRRLKSQPKNIVILSPQVAVPAELAEVLTVVEFPLPNASEIKAEIQRLLGATAQSLSDKVLDELVRSAQGLSLERIRRVLARAIASHGEIQPEDVELILEEKRQSIRQTQILEFYPTTEKISDIGGLDNLKDWLLRRGGAFTEQARQYGLPHPRGLLLVGIQGTGKSLTAKAIAHHWHLPLLRLDVGRLFGGLVGESESRTRQMIQLAEALAPCILWIDEIDKAFSGIDSKGDAGTTSRVFGTFINWLAEKKSPVFVVATANNIQALPPEMLRKGRFDEIFFVGLPSQEERRAIFELHLSRLRPHNLKNYDLDRLAYETPDFSGAEIEQTLIEAMHIGFSQNRDFTTDDILESASQIIPLARTAQEQIQFLQNWAAAGKARMASRDSRLSNRIQRQFQ; this comes from the coding sequence ATGAGTTTTAATGATGAATTTGAGCTGCTTCTCCGGGCTCGCTACCCCTTAATTTATATTCCCACGCCGGAAGAAGAGCGAGTGGAAGCCTCGATCGCACAAGCGGGGAAACGTTTAGGCGATCGCGCTGTCTATATCTGGGATTTCGTGGACGGCTACCAGGGCAACCCGAATGATGTCGGTTTCGGACGCCGCAATCCGTTACAAGCGCTAGAATTTGTGGAGAAAGTAGCCCAAAGCGCCGCCGCTATCTTTATATTAAGAGATTTTCACCGTTTTTTAGACGATATCTCCGTTTCTCGGAAACTGAGAAATTTATCACGACGCCTAAAATCCCAACCCAAGAATATTGTCATCCTGTCGCCACAAGTCGCCGTTCCGGCGGAGTTAGCAGAAGTGCTGACGGTGGTGGAATTTCCTTTACCCAACGCCTCGGAAATCAAAGCCGAAATTCAACGCTTGCTGGGCGCGACAGCACAATCCTTGAGCGATAAAGTTCTAGATGAGCTAGTACGTTCTGCACAGGGGCTATCTCTGGAACGGATTCGTCGGGTTCTTGCTCGTGCGATCGCCTCTCATGGCGAAATTCAACCCGAAGACGTGGAATTAATTTTAGAAGAAAAACGCCAATCGATTCGGCAGACGCAAATTTTAGAGTTTTACCCAACAACCGAGAAAATTTCTGATATTGGTGGTTTGGATAACCTGAAAGACTGGCTGCTGAGGCGGGGCGGTGCTTTTACCGAACAAGCCAGACAATATGGTTTACCCCATCCTCGCGGCTTGCTGTTAGTGGGAATTCAGGGCACTGGAAAATCATTAACCGCAAAGGCGATCGCCCATCACTGGCACCTACCCTTGCTACGCTTAGATGTGGGGCGTCTGTTTGGGGGCTTAGTGGGAGAATCGGAATCCCGCACCCGACAAATGATTCAGTTAGCAGAAGCGCTTGCTCCCTGCATCCTGTGGATTGATGAAATTGACAAAGCCTTTTCTGGTATTGATTCTAAAGGAGACGCCGGAACAACCAGCCGCGTTTTTGGCACCTTTATCAACTGGCTAGCCGAAAAAAAATCCCCCGTTTTTGTCGTCGCCACCGCCAACAATATCCAAGCGTTACCCCCAGAAATGCTGCGTAAAGGGCGGTTTGATGAAATCTTTTTTGTGGGTTTACCCAGCCAAGAAGAACGCAGAGCAATTTTTGAGTTACATTTATCTCGACTGCGGCCTCATAACTTAAAGAATTACGATTTAGACCGATTAGCCTACGAAACACCTGATTTTTCGGGAGCGGAAATCGAGCAAACCCTAATCGAAGCCATGCACATTGGCTTCAGCCAAAACCGAGACTTCACCACCGATGATATCTTGGAATCCGCCAGCCAGATCATCCCCTTGGCTCGAACCGCACAAGAGCAAA
- a CDS encoding YceD family protein has product MEAIHIPWLLKLPEQTEVIPVNDCIAGLETLTPVRGRMQVTHKGNYLEVSAQAETIITLTCDRCLQQYNHRLKVDASEMVWLDESADQPDEGPLERETALEDLVEMLPPQGYFQPDVWLYEQLCLATPPRQLCDSNCPGIQINQQGSSAPTDQRWQALENLKKQLPG; this is encoded by the coding sequence ATGGAAGCCATTCATATTCCTTGGCTGCTTAAGCTACCAGAGCAGACAGAGGTCATTCCGGTTAACGATTGCATTGCTGGTTTAGAGACGCTCACCCCAGTGCGCGGTCGAATGCAAGTGACGCATAAAGGGAATTATCTAGAAGTTTCTGCCCAAGCGGAAACCATTATTACCCTAACGTGCGATCGCTGCTTGCAGCAGTACAATCACCGTTTAAAAGTTGATGCCTCGGAAATGGTTTGGTTAGATGAATCAGCCGACCAACCGGATGAAGGACCATTAGAACGGGAGACGGCGTTGGAAGACTTGGTTGAAATGCTGCCACCCCAAGGCTATTTTCAGCCAGACGTTTGGCTATACGAGCAACTGTGTTTGGCAACTCCCCCTCGGCAGCTTTGTGACTCGAATTGCCCAGGTATTCAGATTAATCAACAGGGGAGTTCCGCGCCCACGGATCAGCGTTGGCAAGCTCTGGAAAACCTGAAAAAACAGCTTCCTGGATAG
- a CDS encoding RNA-binding protein codes for MDKQLMQRGQQWLEELLRLSKLAAQVTPTLTDDSGDDKPNYWLTIDQTRLTPKQIEILIGPDGIVLDAIQYLANSILNLGQEEEGQAAYTIEIDGYRLQRQEELRAMAAHAAQTVRETGQEYEMKSLSSAERRQVHTFLKECEDLETQSRGQEPDRRLVVRLR; via the coding sequence ATGGACAAGCAGCTCATGCAGCGGGGTCAGCAGTGGCTTGAGGAACTCCTGCGTTTATCCAAGTTGGCGGCACAGGTGACGCCAACCCTAACCGATGACTCAGGTGACGATAAGCCAAACTATTGGTTAACCATCGATCAAACCCGACTGACTCCCAAACAAATTGAAATTTTGATTGGCCCAGACGGAATAGTCCTGGATGCGATTCAGTACCTGGCTAATTCAATTCTGAATTTGGGGCAGGAGGAAGAGGGACAAGCCGCCTATACCATAGAAATCGATGGTTATCGCCTCCAGCGTCAAGAGGAACTCCGGGCGATGGCGGCTCATGCCGCCCAGACAGTGCGCGAGACGGGACAAGAATATGAAATGAAATCCTTGTCCTCCGCAGAACGGCGTCAAGTTCATACCTTTTTGAAGGAATGCGAAGACTTGGAGACTCAAAGCCGGGGACAGGAGCCTGACCGACGCCTGGTTGTGCGTCTACGCTAA
- the yidC gene encoding membrane protein insertase YidC has translation MDFGVGFLSNNVMLPILDFFYGIVPSYGLAIVALTLVIRFALFPLNAGSIRNMRRMRITQPLMKKRQEEIQKLYKDDPAKQQEEMGKLFKEFGNPLAGCLPVVLQMPVLFALFATLRGSPFSDVNYAVNLQIFPREQMELIQPQAFATKPQNIYIADGVHAPVAAILPGGSRLVVGEKTQVEFQTVEGKPLSKLLVDYPETKIAPKWQVTKGAEHIRIQEDGTLEAVEPGEVTLQGSLPGLAADKGFLFIEALGRVGAFEPDGRIHWDVISMILVFGISLYVNQLLSGQNASSDDASKQQATVNKLTPILFSGMFLFFPLPAGVLMYMVIANIFQTAQTFILMREPLPENIQKMMETQEKETKAGEKRESLPFERRSKKKASS, from the coding sequence ATGGATTTTGGTGTCGGGTTTCTTTCCAACAACGTCATGCTGCCAATCCTGGATTTCTTTTACGGGATTGTGCCAAGCTATGGTCTCGCCATCGTGGCGCTGACCCTGGTGATTCGCTTTGCCCTCTTTCCCTTGAACGCTGGTTCCATTCGCAATATGAGGCGTATGCGAATCACCCAACCGCTAATGAAAAAGCGGCAAGAAGAGATTCAAAAACTCTACAAAGATGACCCAGCTAAACAGCAGGAAGAGATGGGCAAACTCTTCAAAGAGTTTGGCAATCCCCTAGCGGGCTGTTTACCCGTCGTGCTGCAAATGCCGGTATTGTTTGCCTTATTTGCGACCTTGCGGGGGTCACCGTTTTCTGACGTTAATTACGCCGTCAATCTCCAAATCTTTCCCAGAGAGCAGATGGAGTTGATTCAGCCCCAAGCGTTTGCCACCAAACCCCAAAACATTTACATCGCTGATGGCGTTCATGCCCCAGTGGCGGCTATTCTTCCGGGGGGAAGCCGTTTAGTCGTTGGAGAAAAAACCCAAGTAGAGTTTCAAACCGTTGAAGGCAAGCCTCTGAGCAAATTGCTGGTCGATTATCCGGAGACGAAAATTGCTCCCAAATGGCAAGTGACCAAAGGGGCAGAACACATCCGGATTCAGGAAGACGGAACTCTAGAAGCAGTAGAACCCGGAGAAGTAACGCTTCAGGGCAGCCTGCCCGGACTAGCCGCTGATAAAGGATTTCTCTTCATTGAGGCTCTAGGGCGTGTGGGCGCTTTTGAACCCGATGGAAGGATCCACTGGGATGTCATTAGCATGATTCTCGTGTTTGGCATTAGTTTGTATGTAAACCAGCTACTTTCGGGTCAAAACGCTTCGAGTGATGATGCCTCAAAGCAGCAAGCAACGGTGAATAAGCTCACTCCAATTCTGTTCTCTGGGATGTTCTTATTCTTCCCCTTGCCTGCTGGCGTGCTGATGTACATGGTGATTGCCAATATTTTTCAGACAGCCCAGACCTTTATTTTGATGCGCGAACCCTTGCCCGAAAACATTCAAAAAATGATGGAGACGCAAGAGAAAGAAACCAAAGCTGGGGAGAAGCGGGAATCACTGCCTTTTGAACGGCGTTCTAAGAAAAAGGCTTCGAGTTAG
- a CDS encoding PH domain-containing protein, with amino-acid sequence MGIKEEVFYEGGPHVGDLIINILLGFTVICLPLTVGAIVRSLWLRYRITDRRISITGGWQGRDRTDIIFSEVVKVVKVPRGFGGWGDIVVTLKDGSRLEIRAIPRFREIYDHIAEKAAQKTGRPLDSVKA; translated from the coding sequence ATGGGCATTAAAGAGGAAGTCTTCTACGAAGGTGGCCCCCATGTTGGCGATTTGATTATTAATATTTTGTTAGGGTTCACGGTGATTTGCTTGCCCTTGACGGTGGGAGCTATTGTTCGTTCCCTATGGCTGCGCTATCGAATTACGGATCGCCGTATTTCGATCACTGGGGGTTGGCAGGGGCGCGATCGCACAGACATTATCTTTTCAGAGGTGGTCAAAGTCGTTAAAGTTCCCCGTGGTTTTGGAGGGTGGGGAGACATTGTGGTCACCCTCAAAGATGGCAGTCGTCTGGAAATACGCGCCATTCCCCGGTTCCGCGAAATCTATGACCACATTGCTGAAAAAGCCGCCCAAAAAACAGGTAGACCGCTCGATTCTGTCAAGGCTTAG
- the rnpA gene encoding ribonuclease P protein component: MALPQVHRLRHWRDFQLVYQKGIRRTGRYLTLRGLPRRTSTVDAPMSERLSSPNQDQSPTRIGISVSQKVSKKAVVRNRIKRLLRAALRQLLPQLSPGWQLIVGVRPGAERCDYAQFLRELEQLLAEAEVLNGH, encoded by the coding sequence GTGGCATTGCCTCAAGTGCATCGACTCAGGCACTGGCGAGATTTTCAGCTCGTTTATCAAAAAGGAATACGTCGAACTGGGCGTTATTTAACTTTGCGAGGTTTGCCCCGACGCACCAGTACCGTGGACGCCCCGATGTCTGAGAGGTTATCGTCGCCAAATCAAGACCAGTCTCCAACTCGCATTGGCATCTCTGTCAGTCAAAAAGTTAGTAAAAAAGCGGTTGTTCGCAATCGAATTAAGCGGCTCCTTAGGGCAGCTTTACGCCAGTTGTTACCCCAACTCTCTCCAGGATGGCAACTGATAGTAGGGGTACGGCCAGGAGCCGAGCGGTGCGATTATGCACAATTTTTGCGAGAATTAGAGCAGTTGTTGGCAGAAGCAGAGGTATTAAATGGGCATTAA
- the rpmH gene encoding 50S ribosomal protein L34 — protein sequence MTQRTLGGTSRKRKRKSGFRARMRTQDGQNVIKARRSKGRHRLSV from the coding sequence ATGACTCAACGTACTCTAGGCGGCACCAGCCGCAAACGGAAAAGAAAGTCGGGTTTTCGCGCACGGATGCGTACCCAAGACGGTCAGAACGTAATTAAAGCTCGTAGAAGCAAAGGACGTCATCGTCTCTCGGTATAG
- a CDS encoding DUF2808 domain-containing protein → MFSKKSSLRRMISAVAVTGCIITGFSIKSWAQSNPGFTLWSGVARENQLNYYLDYGGQPNGWDRYRFKIPAKKLELGVAQIAISYPDYFDGKFDPKRVEVRVKNKKMPISEVNWDKENHVIQIQLEDAIQAGNSIEIVFSNVKNPPFGGMYYFNAQVLTPGDVPLPRYVGTWILSIGGG, encoded by the coding sequence ATGTTCTCCAAAAAATCGTCGCTCCGACGCATGATTTCTGCCGTAGCCGTTACGGGTTGTATCATCACGGGGTTTTCCATCAAAAGCTGGGCACAGAGCAACCCAGGTTTTACACTGTGGAGCGGTGTTGCTCGTGAAAATCAGCTGAACTATTACTTAGATTATGGCGGTCAGCCGAACGGCTGGGATCGTTACCGCTTTAAAATCCCTGCCAAGAAATTGGAGTTAGGGGTTGCCCAGATTGCCATTTCTTATCCCGATTATTTCGACGGCAAGTTTGACCCCAAAAGAGTTGAGGTGCGTGTCAAAAACAAAAAGATGCCTATCTCAGAAGTGAACTGGGATAAAGAAAATCACGTCATTCAGATTCAGTTAGAGGACGCAATCCAGGCGGGGAATAGTATCGAGATCGTCTTCTCAAACGTTAAAAATCCACCCTTTGGTGGGATGTACTATTTCAACGCTCAGGTGCTGACGCCTGGTGATGTTCCATTACCCCGTTACGTCGGTACTTGGATTTTGAGTATTGGTGGAGGTTAA
- a CDS encoding Re/Si-specific NAD(P)(+) transhydrogenase subunit alpha, with amino-acid sequence MKIAIAKEIEVGERRVALNPDTVARLVKQGLEIWVESGAGEGSFFSNDAYEAAGAKIISDVSALWGEADVLLKVGLPKEHEVHQLREGSVLISFLNPLGQPEVIEQLANRKVTTFSMELIPRTSRAQSMDALSSQAGVAGYKAVLIAAAAAPKFFPMLTTAAGTIKPAKVFVMGAGVAGLQAIATARRLGAVVEAFDIRPAVKEEVQSLGAKFVEVTLEEETVAAGGYAKEISEASKQRTQEVVTEHVKNADVVITTAQVPGKKAPLLVTEEMVQQMQPGSVIVDLAAEQGGNCACTEPGKDVVRNGVTIIGPINLPSSMPVHASQMYAKNISTLLQYLVKNGELQLNFEDDIINSTCVTHAGEILNQRVKEALVQVRTAV; translated from the coding sequence ATGAAAATAGCGATCGCGAAAGAAATTGAAGTCGGTGAGCGTCGCGTCGCCTTAAATCCGGATACGGTTGCCCGATTAGTGAAACAGGGCTTAGAAATTTGGGTAGAAAGTGGTGCCGGAGAGGGTTCATTCTTCAGTAATGATGCCTATGAAGCCGCTGGTGCCAAAATCATCTCTGATGTCAGTGCATTGTGGGGTGAAGCCGATGTTCTGCTAAAAGTTGGCCTCCCGAAAGAGCATGAAGTTCATCAACTACGGGAAGGGAGTGTGTTGATTAGCTTCCTCAATCCCTTAGGTCAGCCAGAGGTGATTGAGCAACTCGCGAATCGAAAAGTCACGACATTTAGTATGGAGCTGATTCCGCGTACCAGTCGTGCTCAAAGTATGGATGCTCTCTCCTCTCAGGCGGGTGTAGCAGGATACAAAGCGGTACTGATTGCGGCGGCGGCGGCACCCAAGTTTTTCCCCATGTTGACAACGGCGGCAGGTACAATTAAACCCGCCAAGGTATTTGTGATGGGCGCTGGTGTTGCAGGTCTACAAGCCATCGCTACGGCTAGACGCTTAGGTGCTGTAGTGGAAGCCTTCGATATTCGCCCAGCCGTTAAAGAAGAAGTGCAGAGTCTCGGTGCTAAGTTTGTCGAAGTGACACTCGAAGAAGAAACCGTAGCCGCAGGGGGTTACGCCAAGGAGATTTCTGAGGCATCAAAGCAGCGGACTCAGGAAGTTGTTACGGAACATGTTAAAAATGCCGATGTTGTAATTACAACAGCTCAGGTTCCGGGGAAAAAAGCCCCATTACTGGTTACTGAAGAAATGGTGCAACAGATGCAGCCTGGATCTGTGATTGTTGACCTGGCAGCAGAACAAGGCGGCAACTGCGCTTGCACGGAACCCGGTAAGGATGTTGTGCGTAATGGGGTTACGATTATTGGCCCGATTAACTTGCCTTCTTCTATGCCTGTACACGCCAGTCAGATGTACGCCAAGAATATCTCCACCCTGTTGCAATACCTGGTTAAAAATGGGGAGTTACAGCTGAACTTTGAAGACGACATCATCAATAGTACTTGTGTTACCCATGCCGGAGAGATTCTCAATCAACGGGTAAAGGAAGCCTTAGTTCAGGTTAGAACAGCTGTGTGA
- a CDS encoding NAD(P) transhydrogenase subunit alpha: MTAATLLSSLFVFVLASFVGFEVINKVPPTLHTPLMSGANAISGIAVIGALIISGPKESSLTVILGLIAIVLAMVNVVGGFLVTDRMLQMFKKKEVKA, encoded by the coding sequence ATGACAGCAGCTACATTACTTTCAAGTTTGTTTGTATTTGTGCTGGCGTCTTTTGTTGGTTTTGAAGTGATCAACAAAGTGCCGCCAACGCTCCATACCCCCCTCATGTCCGGAGCCAACGCCATTTCTGGCATTGCTGTGATTGGGGCCTTAATCATCTCTGGCCCTAAAGAGTCAAGTCTCACCGTGATTTTGGGCTTAATTGCCATCGTGCTGGCAATGGTCAACGTGGTAGGTGGCTTTCTGGTGACGGATCGGATGTTGCAAATGTTTAAGAAGAAAGAGGTGAAGGCATGA
- a CDS encoding NAD(P)(+) transhydrogenase (Re/Si-specific) subunit beta codes for MTDFLPTGIELSYLVAASLFILGLKKLGSPATARQGNVIAAVGMLLAIVATLLERQVLNYQMILLALVIGSVLGVIAAYKVQMTDMPQMVGLLNGLGGAASALVAIGEFWRLLSSGEPVTLYATITIILGVLIGGVTLTGSLVAFAKLQGLLPGAPITFPLQQPVNALILIGFLAAGGYLIATPGNLSIFLGLVAISLVLGVLFVIPIGGGDMPVVISLLNSYSGLAASAAGFVVMNNMLIIAGALVGASGIILTQIMCKAMNRSIASVLFGAFGSSGSVSVAGGSGSSDQTVKSVDAEEAAMMLGYARNVVIVPGYGMAVAQAQHAVRELADQLDKLGVEVKYAIHPVAGRMPGHMNVLLAEANVPYPQLYDMDDINPQFDETDVALVIGANDVVNPAARSDAGSPIYGMPILEVDKAKHAIVIKRGMSTGFAGVDNELFYKDKTMMLFGSAKDVVAQLVSQVKQL; via the coding sequence ATGACCGACTTTCTCCCAACGGGGATCGAGCTGAGCTATTTAGTTGCAGCCTCGCTATTTATTTTGGGCCTGAAAAAGCTGGGTTCACCGGCGACAGCACGTCAGGGCAATGTCATCGCTGCCGTAGGCATGTTGCTGGCTATCGTGGCGACGCTACTAGAACGGCAGGTACTAAACTATCAGATGATTCTCTTGGCGCTGGTCATTGGCTCAGTGCTGGGTGTGATTGCGGCCTATAAAGTGCAAATGACCGACATGCCTCAGATGGTCGGTTTGCTCAATGGTCTGGGGGGTGCGGCCTCTGCCTTGGTAGCGATTGGGGAATTCTGGCGCTTGTTGAGTAGTGGGGAACCGGTCACCCTGTACGCCACGATTACGATTATTCTCGGCGTCTTGATTGGTGGGGTTACCCTGACGGGGAGTTTAGTGGCGTTTGCTAAATTGCAAGGGCTTCTTCCGGGTGCTCCGATTACGTTTCCGTTGCAACAACCCGTCAACGCCCTGATCTTGATTGGCTTTCTCGCGGCGGGTGGTTATCTCATCGCCACACCTGGTAATCTCTCCATTTTCTTGGGACTAGTTGCCATCTCCCTTGTACTCGGCGTGCTGTTTGTCATCCCAATTGGCGGTGGTGATATGCCAGTGGTGATTTCACTGCTGAACTCTTACTCTGGCCTAGCCGCGAGTGCGGCGGGTTTTGTCGTGATGAATAACATGTTAATCATCGCTGGCGCATTGGTCGGCGCGTCGGGAATCATCCTGACTCAGATTATGTGTAAAGCGATGAACCGTTCTATTGCTAGCGTGCTGTTCGGTGCTTTTGGTTCGAGCGGCTCCGTTAGCGTCGCGGGAGGTAGTGGCAGCAGTGACCAGACGGTCAAGAGCGTTGACGCGGAAGAAGCGGCAATGATGCTGGGCTATGCCCGAAATGTAGTGATTGTTCCTGGCTATGGGATGGCGGTAGCTCAGGCACAGCACGCCGTGCGAGAGTTGGCGGATCAGTTGGATAAACTGGGTGTTGAGGTTAAATATGCCATTCATCCGGTTGCAGGTCGGATGCCGGGACACATGAATGTGCTCTTGGCGGAGGCCAATGTGCCTTATCCCCAACTTTACGATATGGATGACATCAATCCCCAATTCGATGAAACCGATGTGGCTCTGGTAATTGGTGCCAACGATGTTGTTAATCCAGCCGCTCGCAGCGATGCGGGGAGTCCAATTTACGGAATGCCGATTTTAGAGGTGGACAAGGCTAAGCACGCGATTGTGATTAAACGCGGCATGAGTACGGGCTTTGCCGGTGTTGATAATGAGCTGTTTTACAAAGACAAAACGATGATGCTCTTTGGTAGCGCCAAGGATGTCGTGGCGCAGCTAGTTTCTCAAGTGAAGCAGCTTTAA
- a CDS encoding serine/threonine protein kinase yields the protein MTTDPNYGRLVANRYQLVKLIGKGAMGRVYQAKDMLLGGVIVAVKFLSQTLLTKKMRDRFYGEATICAMLGEQSSHIVRVRDYGVDENEVSFYVMEYLEGDSLSEIIRRQPLALSRFLSMSRQICSGLQTAHRGIVRDGTLSPVIHRDIKPSNILVIQPEDDSLEEKVKILDFGIAKLLQSDGDQTHSFMGTLAYCSPEQMEGKELDKRSDIYSLGVMMFEMLTGEMPILGETHSFGGWYKAHHEFPPRSFESVNPDLKLPKHLKKLVLSCLAKDPNHRPQSVEEILRVLKSIQECLKRGEQLVGEWGGKVDELPPPNPPTQERSRSADEICRATSWPKDKPQATIVFPHILKANNEPLATLWVMLNKKDIQDRLVSTRYNQFLFLPSPHPIVLWITVLHNREHGARWLPCYLDLKTDIGQKMVRLLGEAGSYRLLFFALSEPHQCAKVMTSNIAPAQCKLLKDWANSSQTSVSSGQSQLTKRILKQEFEKLKPKILLKLEAIHTDSPTDISG from the coding sequence ATGACAACAGACCCCAACTATGGTCGCTTAGTCGCCAATCGCTATCAACTGGTCAAGCTGATCGGCAAAGGCGCTATGGGTCGGGTTTATCAAGCCAAAGATATGCTTCTGGGCGGAGTCATCGTTGCAGTCAAATTTCTGTCCCAGACCTTGCTGACCAAAAAAATGCGCGATCGCTTTTATGGGGAAGCAACGATCTGTGCCATGCTGGGCGAACAAAGCAGTCACATTGTTCGAGTTAGGGACTATGGCGTAGATGAAAATGAGGTTTCCTTCTATGTCATGGAATACCTGGAAGGAGATAGCTTAAGCGAAATCATTCGACGGCAACCCCTCGCTTTATCTCGGTTTTTGAGTATGTCCCGCCAAATTTGTTCGGGACTGCAAACAGCTCATAGGGGCATCGTTCGGGATGGTACACTCAGCCCAGTCATTCATCGGGATATCAAGCCAAGCAACATTCTCGTTATTCAACCCGAAGACGACTCTCTCGAAGAAAAAGTCAAAATCCTCGACTTTGGAATTGCCAAGCTTCTCCAATCCGACGGCGATCAAACACACTCGTTTATGGGTACCCTCGCTTATTGTTCGCCAGAACAAATGGAGGGTAAAGAACTGGATAAACGCTCTGACATCTATAGTCTGGGTGTGATGATGTTTGAGATGCTGACTGGCGAGATGCCCATTCTGGGCGAAACACATTCCTTCGGCGGCTGGTACAAAGCTCACCACGAGTTCCCTCCTCGCTCCTTTGAATCGGTTAATCCAGACCTCAAATTACCAAAACACCTCAAGAAGCTGGTTCTTAGCTGTCTGGCAAAAGACCCCAACCATCGTCCTCAAAGCGTCGAGGAAATCCTGCGAGTCTTAAAATCTATACAGGAATGCCTTAAGCGGGGTGAACAGCTGGTTGGGGAATGGGGGGGTAAGGTGGACGAGCTGCCTCCACCTAATCCGCCAACCCAGGAGCGCAGTCGCTCAGCAGATGAAATTTGTCGGGCAACCTCCTGGCCGAAAGACAAACCCCAAGCGACAATTGTCTTTCCCCATATCCTTAAAGCCAACAATGAACCTTTAGCCACCCTTTGGGTGATGCTCAACAAAAAAGACATTCAAGACCGTTTGGTTAGTACGCGCTACAACCAATTCCTCTTTTTACCATCGCCCCATCCAATCGTACTGTGGATTACTGTCCTGCATAACCGCGAACACGGAGCTCGTTGGCTTCCTTGCTACCTAGACCTTAAAACCGATATCGGTCAGAAAATGGTGAGACTCTTAGGAGAAGCGGGAAGCTACCGTCTCTTATTCTTTGCTCTATCAGAACCCCATCAATGTGCTAAAGTGATGACCTCAAATATTGCCCCTGCTCAATGCAAATTGCTGAAAGATTGGGCGAATTCGAGTCAAACTTCAGTATCCTCTGGTCAATCTCAGTTAACTAAAAGGATTCTAAAACAGGAATTTGAGAAACTCAAGCCCAAAATTCTGCTGAAGCTAGAAGCCATTCATACCGATTCTCCAACTGATATTTCGGGCTAA